TGGCCAGGAACAGATGCGCGGGCAAGAAGCGTTCCGTTTTGTCATCGGCCATGCTCAGCACACTGCGCTGCACGACTGCGACCATCAACACCGCCGGAGTCGGTGCGCCGGTCTCATTCGTGGCGGAAATGCTCAATTCGGCTTTGCTTCCCGGATTGTATCGGGGCTGATTCGGCTGCACATTCAGGTTGATGACCTGCGTGGGGTGTCGGTAGACCAATCGCTCGGCAATCGGGGTCAATTCCGGCAATTCCCCGGTTTTCTCGTCGCCCAGTTTGGTGACTTCAAAGACCGTGATTCGCACCACACCGCTTGCAGTGGAATCGGGGCGGAAGGTGACGGTTGCTGGCGTACCGGGCTTGACGGTGAGCGGTTCTTGCTCGATCAGCCGACCGCGAGCATACGCACCGATGATCAAATTGCGAACCTTGTCCGGCGAATGGACCGTGGCTTCGATTGGCTCGTTGCCACGCGAGACGCCGTTGGGGACAGTGAGCACAACCCCTTTGGCATTGGCGGCAGGCAGATCAAAATTCCCCTCGATTCCAATGGGGCGATTGATCTTGAGGCTGTATCGCGTTCCCAGTTTGGGGGTGATTTCAAAGACGCCCAGCCCTTGGTTGACTCCCGGATGATCGGCATCGGTGAGTGTGCGGGCGACGGCGACCGTTTCCATGCCGTCCACGATGGTGCCATCCAGATCGGCGGGCTTGCCACGCGAGGTGCGGACTTGGAAGTAGACGCGGTTCTTCACGCCGGCAATCAGTTCGCCACCTTCGGGATAGAATGCGATGTCGAGTTTCTTGCTGACAATCGGGATTGGCCGCGAAATCGTTTCGACGCTGGCGGCATCTCGGAAGGTCACAGAAACCGTGCCATCTTCGGTATTCAGCGGTTTCGGCAGGCTGAATTTCAATCGCACCGAGCCATCGGCATCGGTGGTCGCGGGGGTCTTGATGCCGATTTCTTCACCGCCGACGTTGACCTGCACCGACACGGGAACCTTCGCCAACGGCTCGCCGGTGTTGCGAAGGCCATCGACTTTCACCTGCACGGGATCGCCCGCGCCGTAGGTTTTGGCATCGAATTCGAGTTTCTTCAGCAATTGGTCTTGGACATATTGATTGACCAGGATTTTGCGGGTGTCTAGGATCGTGACCGGATCGCCGGGATACTTGGCCACGCGGGTCACTGTCAGCGTGTATTCGCCGCCCGGTGCATCGTCGGGAATGGCGAATTCACTGGATGCGATTCCACGCAGCGGCTCGCCATCGGGACCCAAGACGGGGGAGTCAATTCCCGCGATATTCCGGTTGATGCGCGTGACGCCGGCTTCCGTGTAGACTTCCGCGCCGCTGGGGGCGGTGATGCGGAACTGGACGGCCAATTCTTCCGGCGGCGGCAAAAACGACGATCGTTCCAATGTTAAGGAGCGGAAATAGACCGTTTCGCCGGGCTTGTACATCGGCTTGTCGGTCACCAGATGGGTGGCATACACGGGGGCGGCGAGATTGAGCTTCTCGCACAGTGGCGATTTCCCGCCGGCCTCATCGATCGACATCACATCCAGGAACAGATCACTTCCTGGGGCGACATCGTTCCACATCGAAATCGGCAACGACAATTTCAACGGCTCTTGCGTGGTCGTTGGCGGTTGGCGATAGACGACTTGGTCCTTGGCGTCGCGGATGGTGACTTCCACCTTGGCGGGGGTGTCCAGAAGCTGACGATTCAAGGTGCGAATGCGGTATTCGTTGGGGGCACCCGGTTGAATGCGCTCTGGCCCGGCGACGCTGACGGTCAACGGCTGGCGACGGAGTGAATCACCGAGTTTGACCGTGGCAGCTTGCCAGCGTTGTTGAAGGTCATTGAAGGCTTTTTGTGCGGCAAGAAATTCGGCTTCGGCGGCCGCTTGCTTGTCACGAAGCGATTGTTCCAACTCGACTTGTTTGGCGAGGGCGACTTGCAAGCGATTTTGCGACTCGCGTGCGAGTTGGGATTGTTCGTGATACTCGTTGTATCGCACACCCAGCGGCAATCCGACGGCAATGGCCAAACACGCGGCCACGGCCAACGCCAGAAACCGCGACGATCGCCGAGCGGGCTGCTTGGCCGATGCGGGAGTGGTCGTTGGAATCGTGGTGGAGTGGGAGGTTCGTGTGGTTTCCGGGTCGGATGCCGGGGCGGTGAATTGGACGTTGGGGAATTCGCTTTTGGCGGCTTTGGCGATGAGATTGGCCATCGCCTGGGTCTTGGCCCAAATGGGCTGGCAAACGGGACAATCACGGAGATGCTCGTGGAACGCGCGTTCCGCATCTGCGTCCAGCAGGCCATAGATTTGGTCAAGCATCTGCGCTTGACAGTCTTCACAACGGATCATGAAGCCGACTCCTCAACCAGGCAGCCAATCGATCGGTTGGATCGGGAGCCACGTGGGATGTTGAAACCAATGATTTGGTGAATGCGAGAATAATTGCGAGTCGCGGGTGCAATCCGGAGTTAGTTCAAAACACTGCGGAGTTTTTGAAGCGCGGAACGCATTTGAGTTTTGACGGTGCCCACGGGGCTTTGACGGATCTCCGCGATTTGTTCGTAGGTGAGTCCGCCGTTTTGGCGCAATAAGAAGACTTCTTGTTCTTCCTGGCGTAACTGCCCGATTGCCTCGCGCAGTCGGGATAAGGATTCTTGATCCTCCAGGAGTTGTCCCGGGGCTAGATCGCGTCCGACGAGCATGGATTCTTCTCCCGAGAAGGGTTTCGCTCGACGATTCCAGGCGCTTCGTTGATGATCGCGTGCCGCGTTCAGCCCCACGCGAAAGATCCACGCACGCAGATTCAACACCTGCGAAAGTGCCTCCCGATTGCGCCAGCACTTCAGGAACGTATCCTGGGCGACATCTTGAGCATCCTCCCGGTTGCCCAAGATAAAGACGAGCGTACTTACCAGCTCGTCGCGCAGTTCGGCGAACGTCGATATCAGCACCTGTTCCATGGCGATGGAACCATCTCCCATCGATGGGGGTTGGCCGTCCGGTTTGACGTCGAGCGTATTCATGGTTTCCTACCTATCCGACGACTCGCCATTGCCAAGCGATTGGGAGAGACGCGATTTTTTTCCGCTTCGTAGAACTGCGTCGGCAATTGGGTGCCCGTCCTTCGCCATGCTATGCCTCGCGACAACCAACTGCAAGCGGTCAGCGAGCGGATCGTTGATTTGTTCGGATGTCGAATTGCTTTCCTGAAAAACTTGGCTTGCACGGAAATCCCCCTCCGAGTATCTCCCCTGATTGCATCGGTCGCGTACCCGGAGAGTGGCTCATGTCCAGCGTGATGAGACAGCAAGGAATCCGCTTGGCGATTGCCAGTGTTGTTACCCTCGGCCTGATTGGCTGCTTCGGGATGACACAAAATCCCAGCCATTTCCCGTATTTGCTCCCCACCGGGGACATCATTCGCACCCATGCCAAGCCGCCCGGGAAGGGGTACTTTTCGGATTTCGATCCCGCGGCTAAGCGCCTGATGGTCACTCCCGAGCAATCGTTCCAGCCCATTGGCACGCATCAAGTGTTTATTGCCACGGTGTTAGATGCCGATGGAAAACCGCGTCGCAAGCGCCGGGTGGAATGGATTCTGGAAGGGGAAGGCAGCATCATCGAAGTCGATGAAAGCGGCTACTTTGCAGGACGCGGCTACAAGCATGACAATCGCTATGCCGTGAGTTATACCGATTACACCGAACATCGCATCTCGCGCGGGAATTCCGATCCCAGCGATGATTTCACGATTCTGCCCGGCCAAACCTGGTGCGTGGTGAGTTCGGCGGTGCCCGGTCAGACGAGTTTGACCGTCTACGCGCCGGAAATTCACAATTGGGAAAATCATAAAGTCATCGTGCGGACGATGTGGGTGGACGCGATTTGCGAGTTTCCGCCCGATGCCGCCGTGCGCGTGGGGACCGACCAGATTCTCTCGACCCGCGTGCTTCGCAAGGCGGACCAGCGACCGTTGCCCGGCTACCGCGTGCGTTACAGCATTGTCGAGGGGAGCCCCACGCAATTGGTGGGCAACGCCGCCAACATCAAAGAGCCTGGCCCCGGCGTCTTCGAGACCGTCAGCGATCAATCCGGGTTGGCCACGATTCGACTCGCCCAGCGCACTCAAGGCTCCTCCAAAGCGGAGCCAGGGCAGACCATGCTGCGAATCGAGGTGATTCGTGAGGCCGACGGGGTCGTCGTCGGCATGGCGGAGCGCAAAATCGAATGGCAGGGTGCCCAACTGAAACTCGCGCTCTCCACTCCCCGCAGCGCCAGCCTGAACGATGATGTCTCCATGACCTTGTCGGTGCTAAACGTGGGGCAGGTGAGTTCAACACCCGCGACGCTTCGCATGTTTGTCCCAGCGGGCGTGCAAGTGCTGGGCACACTCCCGGCGACGCGCCAAGAAGGAAACCAACTGCTGTGGGAACTCCCCTCGATTCCTGGTCAGGGGCAGGAAATGATCCACGTGAAGGTGAAACCGACCAAACCGGGACCCATGAAGTTCGACGTGGTTGCGAATGCGAATAATAACGATATGGCGAAAATTAGCGAATCGGTTGAGGTGCTGCAGGCGCGCATCCAGATGAGCCGCGAAGGGCCGACGGTGGGCGTTGTTGGCGAAGAGATTCCAATTCGCATCAAGGTAGCGAATACTGGCACCGGGCCAGTCACCGATATTGAAGTGCAATGCAAGTACGATCCCGGTCTGACTCATACCAGTCAGAAGAATCCGGCCGTGGCCAAAATCGCCAAGCTGGAACCCGGACAGATTGAAGACTTAATCATCCGATTGCGTGCGAATGATGTCGGCAAACACAATATCCGCTTCTTCGCCCGAGCCGCCAACAGTTTGACCGCGGAAACCGACCCGTTGGCCATCGATGTGCGGAAGGCCGGATTGATGCTCACCAGCGAAGCGACGCCGCGGGCATACCTGCAGCAGGAAATCGCCTGGCAAATTCGCGTCAAAAACGATGGCGAGCTGCCATTGACCAACGTGCTGGTGCGGGGCGAATGGCCGGATGAGGTGGTGTATCTGCGGGCGAATCTGGACGGAAAAACCGGGAAAAATGTGACGCAGTGGGTCTTGGGCGAACTCAAGCCCGGCGAGGAACGAACCGTCGTGGCATCCGGTCGGGCCATGAAGCTGACACCGAATGCGACACTCCGCGCGATTGTGACCGCCGATCCGCTCATGACTCCAGGTGCACCGGCTCGACCGGCGAAGCTGGACGGCACGGGGCAGATTACCAAGCAAATGGATCGCACGGTTGAAGTCTTGGGCGTGCCATCGGTGCAGGTGGAAGTCAAAGATCGCGATGACCCGCTGACTGTGGGACAACGCACCACCTACACGATCACGGTGAAAAATACCGGGACGTTGGCAGCCACGGGAATCCAAATCGTGGCAAATGTGCCACCGCAAATGCGAGCCGTGCGCGGTTCGGGGCCGACGGAAGGGCGAAACGAAGGGAACCTGGTGCAATTCGGGACCATCGATCAGCTTCCGCCGAATCAGCAAGCGACGTTCCAAGTCGAGGTCGAAGCGACGGCTGCCGGTGATGCCCGATTCCGAGTCGAGGCACGAGGCCCGACACTGAATCAACCGGTGAAAGTGGAAGAAGCGACGCGGATTTTGCCCGCGACCGGCCGGTAATGCTTGACCCTGCGAATGCGTGTCGGCACAATCGGGCGGTATCATCCTCCCGAC
This DNA window, taken from Tuwongella immobilis, encodes the following:
- a CDS encoding RNA polymerase sigma factor; translation: MNTLDVKPDGQPPSMGDGSIAMEQVLISTFAELRDELVSTLVFILGNREDAQDVAQDTFLKCWRNREALSQVLNLRAWIFRVGLNAARDHQRSAWNRRAKPFSGEESMLVGRDLAPGQLLEDQESLSRLREAIGQLRQEEQEVFLLRQNGGLTYEQIAEIRQSPVGTVKTQMRSALQKLRSVLN
- a CDS encoding COG1361 family protein, whose product is MSSVMRQQGIRLAIASVVTLGLIGCFGMTQNPSHFPYLLPTGDIIRTHAKPPGKGYFSDFDPAAKRLMVTPEQSFQPIGTHQVFIATVLDADGKPRRKRRVEWILEGEGSIIEVDESGYFAGRGYKHDNRYAVSYTDYTEHRISRGNSDPSDDFTILPGQTWCVVSSAVPGQTSLTVYAPEIHNWENHKVIVRTMWVDAICEFPPDAAVRVGTDQILSTRVLRKADQRPLPGYRVRYSIVEGSPTQLVGNAANIKEPGPGVFETVSDQSGLATIRLAQRTQGSSKAEPGQTMLRIEVIREADGVVVGMAERKIEWQGAQLKLALSTPRSASLNDDVSMTLSVLNVGQVSSTPATLRMFVPAGVQVLGTLPATRQEGNQLLWELPSIPGQGQEMIHVKVKPTKPGPMKFDVVANANNNDMAKISESVEVLQARIQMSREGPTVGVVGEEIPIRIKVANTGTGPVTDIEVQCKYDPGLTHTSQKNPAVAKIAKLEPGQIEDLIIRLRANDVGKHNIRFFARAANSLTAETDPLAIDVRKAGLMLTSEATPRAYLQQEIAWQIRVKNDGELPLTNVLVRGEWPDEVVYLRANLDGKTGKNVTQWVLGELKPGEERTVVASGRAMKLTPNATLRAIVTADPLMTPGAPARPAKLDGTGQITKQMDRTVEVLGVPSVQVEVKDRDDPLTVGQRTTYTITVKNTGTLAATGIQIVANVPPQMRAVRGSGPTEGRNEGNLVQFGTIDQLPPNQQATFQVEVEATAAGDARFRVEARGPTLNQPVKVEEATRILPATGR